The DNA segment CTCCCTCTTCAGTAGAAATGGTGGTAGCAACAAACAgaacaaacataaaaacaatgaaataaataaagttgctgttattatttttgtttgtagcAGCACACTTAAACATCAGTGCACTGAAAGTATAACGAAAGTCCCATCCCTTCCTAAAACCTCACCTcgttgctagctagctaactagctagctatATTAGCTGATCTTTCAAAATGCACTCTTTGTTGCAGTGGCTGGCTTGAGCTCACCTGTCTGTCCCAGGCCTGCTTGAGGTGGACCGCAGCCACGGTGCTCACAGTTACAAGCACAGAAAGTCCCAGAACCGCTTTGGAGGTCGTAGACATCACGTTAGCATTAGCTTGCGGGATGATCGTTGCTGCCACTTTCGAGCGGCTTCTTGATCTTCTTCTGCtgcgtcttcttcttcttcttcttcttcttctttttgttttgcgACAGGGGGGGAGCATCTTCAAGGAgcattaccgccacctactgTGTTGGAATGTGAACGACAGCAACAACCGTCCCATCATAACTTTTACAACTTGACATATATTCTTTTCACCAAACCCGTCAAAATAAGATATCTAAAAAGTAGTTTTTGACAAACAGGATAGTGGGGTGGGTGGGCTTGAACAAGTAGGTGAATGAAAGGGAGGAAAAAATACGAATAAACCAGTTCAAAAAGAAATACACAATCATTTGGGAGACAGACATACAGAGACGAGGAAGGGCATGATCAACGGGTGATGGCGCGCTCCCGTTCCATGTAGACGGCAACACTTCCTCCCGACGGATGGAAGAGGAGGGCACATATTCGAGACGTGCCAGCTCGCGCAAAGTCTTGAACACGACTTTGACTTCCACTTGGAGACTCCAAAGCCTGTCAGATGGCCCGCGACCATGCGGGAGCACTAAGAAGAGCTCCAGTAGGTCACGGATCAGACAGACGGACACGACCTGCAATCACGGAACGTCCACGCTGGCGCTTGATGAGACGTTTTATTGACCAGTTGACATAAGTAAGTAGCAtacgggagaaaataaaaaggctCACTCACAGCAATAACACAAATCAAGATGTTGGCGCCGCATTGTCGGCAAACGGCGCACTTAGACACTCTTTATGTGCGCACATTCGCGGCGACGTTTGGACGGGCTTTATTGGACACGACTCGCGGCCGGCAGCCCTTCCCTTTCCTGCTCAAAATCCCCGCCAGAGGAGCAAAAGCTAatccaaatcaaaacaaacGTAATACTTTGGCCTCGAGTCGTCACACTTGAACGTTTTGCATTTCCTGTTGTGACCTTGGTGGGTGTTGATCCCATCTTTTCACATTTCTTTTCTTGGAACCACCCAAAGAACAAGGGGGAAGCCCTCTAAAACAAGTCAACCACTACAAAGTTTTCATGAATGATTCATCCGTGGCGGTCAAATTATATTCACGCGCATCCCTCTATTCCAACGCGGGCCATGATTTCAAATAGTAATAAGTGCACAAACATCAACGGACCATGATGACTCGGTTTGTGGTTGACTCCATTACCTTCAACCTGCCCAAATACTGATTGTAGTTTTCTTTGAGTTCTTTGCAATTTAAAGACTGTTGTCTTCTTTCAATTCTGACACCAAGTCTGACAGAAATCAGTCAATATTGACTGACGAGAGGCTGAAATGTCAAGGACTTGGATCGTTCGAAACTCAACAATGGGATCAGCGATGGCAAATCCAGGTCTAGGAAGTCAAAACCCGTCAGGCCTAAGTTTGGCTCGAGcggcaggagcttcacggaaaagCTGCACTTTGCTCCAGCGCTAGCTATGTCGAAACACCTGCGGCTGAAGCCAAACTGTGGCAGGGTTATTACTCTCTTTGCCATCGCTGTAAACTGATGATCAAAATAGGAGGCCATTCATTTGATAATGAATTAGTTGTTGATCCGTCCACAGATTGTTGCACCCCTGCTCTTTCGGTTCACACGTTCCAAAGTAACATTAGCTGTCAGCCCCGATGCGAGGATGCGGTCGTGGTTGCGCAAGATAGTGGGCATCGGGGGCTTTCCGTGGGGGCTTCTTTTGTCCGAGGCTTAGGGTCTTAGGGTCTGCAAACAGCAGCCGCTATCTGAGACTAGTATCCAATGAGGGCACACCTTTGAATGTCAATCAGAGGAGACCATGTGAACGAATGGACACagcgcgcagcagtcaaagtctCCAGCGTGGAGCCACAAAGACCAGGGCTCCAACAGCTTTCATCGCTCAGCtctgtgcgcgcacacacacacacgcgcgcgcaaaaACGAAAAATGCAATGTAAACAATATatttaaagggggggggggggcacccctGAGACGTCAATCGTTGTCAAAAGACTCGGCGGCTTTTTGAGTCAAACGTTTTTGTTAGTTTTGCAAACATAAGACGATGCGCTAGCTCATAAAATATGTTCAAATTCAGTGTTCACACCAAACGGAAGACAAACATAAATAAGTTtagaaaatacataaatatcagCGCCAGTGAACAGCTGTTAAAGTGCAGTTAGCCTAGCTTAGCATAGCGCAGAACGTcggattaaaaacaacaaattttaaattgtattccacCTTAGCATTGGAAATGTCTCCAGAAGCTTTATAGACATGCTAGCTTTAGGCTAGTGCGCGCAAGCCAGACATTTTGCTGAACCCATTTGTGTCATACGTAGCGCGATCTGATAAAAGCGCGCCACCGACTGCTGTCACTCCAATGTATGGCGAATGAAACCAAACGACGCTGGGCGTGCAATGTGCTAACCTATTCTCAGAGCTAAGCTAGGCTAACAGGCGAAGCCTCCCATGCACTCAACACAGAAGCTGGCAGACGAagaagcccccaaaaatctcttCACTTAAGGGCATTAGCACGCGTGCATTAGCTCGCAACACCCGCTAGCGTATGTGAAAACAACAAGGACAAAGTCATGGGAAGAGTTCAGTCGTGAATCATTCAAACTATTCAGAGGTTTCATGTGCAACTCGCACACGTTTGCGTCGCGACTCGTCCTGGAGAGTCTACACTTTAGCCCCCCCTTTCAGGCCAACGACCCGAAACCAACAAATTGTGAGTCACGCCCAGTACGGGGCCTAGTGGGAGGTACCGCCATTCAATCCAAAGTCAGCGCAAGGGTCCAGTTGCCACGAGTTTTTGTCGGGTACGTGCGACTCGGATACCTTTGAACGGCTCACCCTATCCAATCGCAGCCGAGTCGCGAGTTATGTCGGTGAGTCACGAGCGGTTGTTTGGAGTCCCGTCGTAGCAAAGGGCACCGCGTGCCGACACCgccgtgtggtcacgtgacatttgAAGGTGCGGTCGCTGTCGGGAGGTCCCACGACTCGTTCCAGACGAGCCGCAAGCGGCGGAGGTGCCGAGAACTCCTGAGTGACAACCGCTTGGACAAAAAAGCCACAAATGAGAGCGATAAGAGCGGCCAGGTGAGGGGACGCACTTCCAGTTGGATGATGCCCACCGCAACGGTCAGGGTCAAGTCTTCAGGCTGGGAAGGGGCGGAGCCTCGCCAGCGCAGTGGCGCTAGCCGGCTAGCTAGGGAGCGAGCTGgttagctcgctcgctcgctagcATCGCGTGGTGGCGAGGACGGCGGACTGTCTCCGCCCCCTCCGTGGAGCTCCACCCCCAGTTACTGGCGGACCTCGTTTGCGATCAGACTGTCCTCCCCCGAGTGGAAATCCGCCTCGTTGATGTTGTTGCCGCCGTTGAGCATGTCGTCGTCTTGGGACGACGCCCGGTCCTCCTCGCCCCCTCCGCCCGGCTCGTCCGAGTTGGGGTCCTGGAGCACCTGGGCGATGTACATCTGCTGCGAGGGCACACAAAGCGTCACTCGCGTTAGCCACGTGACTAACCTCGTCCTTGCGCTGCGCAAATATTGCGTCTTTAATTGTAATTGCGTTATCATAGGTTAGGATGAattgttcttttctttttagttGCATGAAATCCACTTTTTGAAATTGGTTCATGAAAACGGCTCATACTAActgcgcacgttttccgaaaaagTGCCCTATTTAAATACATGCACTACCTTcggacaattaaaaaaataaaatggaacaCGAATAATGTTTTTCTGGGAACCAACAGAAAGAAACATCGTGAAAATACACGAACAATTTACAAATTGTGAGCGTTGGATCAATGACTCATTGAATTGAAATGGAACATTTCCCAACCACCCGAGGATGAGCTCAATCCAATCTCACCTGCGATTTGGACGGCGGGGAAGCAGCGCTGCGGGCCGGACGGCCGTTCTCCACCACTTCGGCGTCCGAGTCCTTGGTGTCGATCTGCATTGCGACAGAGCGCCGTTAGCTGACGGACGTACGGAATCGGGGTGGACTgaccgagcgagtgagcgagcgagcgaccgacCTTGTAGTTGTGAGCGCTGAGGTACTTGAAGTGCCCGAAGCAGACGTGCGATAAGCACACCACGATGGTCACCACCAGAACCGCAAGCGTGAAGACCGACGTGGGTGTCTCGAAACCTGCACGCACACTTGGCAACGTTAGCTCGGCTTCAACATTTGGGAGGAAGAGAGGGCAATCGCTTTGATGCCAAGTTGTTGTGGCGGGGGCTaatcattcattcaaatcacCGTCGGGAAGCTGAGCACATGGGCACTGCGATGTCAGTTTTAGTcaccagcaggtggcagtaCACGAGcgaacctttttttttggcttgtgCTTGAATGAGTTGCGCATTTCGACTTCTTATTGAAGCCAAGTTGAATATCAAATTGGGTCAAAGTCGACTTCTTATTGAAGCGATTTGGGAGGAGTGACCTTGAATTTGAGATTGGGTCAAAGCTCAGCCCGCACCGCAGCAGGGCACGAAATTGAACGGCGACCCCAAGGATGGAAATGGAAAAGTGCTCTGGCGTCTCTtttgttttagaaaaaaaagatttgctttTGTTCTTTGGTTGCGAGCGAGGGGCTTACCTGTCCGCATGGTGGAGAAGAAGAGCAGCCAGAAGAGGCAAAGGATGGGCGCGGCCACCACCTGCGTCACGGCGCCAGAGTGGATTTTCTTGTCCAGCTTGGACGGCAGGTACGCGTAGTACATGTTGTAGCGGTCCACCAGGTGCTTGAGCAGCATGTACATCAGACCTGAGGGGCCCATGAGGCGGGGTGAGGCTGGCCCCTTTGCCACCACGTCAAGCAGTGCGCTGCACTCACCAAAGGGCACGATGATGGGGCACGTGATGCTGTAGGCCATGACCACGGTGAAGACGTTCATGATCCAGGCGTACGCCGCCCCGAACTGGAACTCGTACGCTTGATGCTGACACAAGCGCAAATCACGTCGGTCCATTGTCcgagaaaaaaaacacgggaCAACATCAAGCCAGGCCAGCTGCCGTGGGAAGGCCGGGCTCAGGTCTCGGGGTATCTTAGACTTAGTCCAAAAATAGACTTCTGGACCTGGTCGGGGCCCATTTGTTTAATACGGTCGTTTGGACCCGGTTTGCTAAACCTGGCCAGGAGTTGGCCTCGGTCCTCTCTACCTAGTTATCTGGATGTGGTTTTCTGGACCCGATTGGATGAATCTGCTTAGGCTCCTTTGGATGGAGTGAGCACGTGGTCAGCATCTGGCCATCTGGACCTGGCTTGTGTTGATCCCCATCATTGTGTGTTCCTGCTGCGCGCTCACCCTCTTGACGTTACGTCTGTCCGCAGCTGACGGCGCCAAGCAGAGCCGAATCATGTACATGAGGAGACCCGGGATACGAAGCAGGTCCATGGCGTTCCCGATGAAGGCCGACGCGATCACGTAGTTGACGAAGAAGGCGCCATTGTCGGGCAGGAACACGCACCTGAGGGACGGCGCGCACTTGAGCTCTCTTCCTCCGTGAAGCAAATGTAGGAAAAGTCCGGCGGACTCACTCAAAGCGGACGGTGCCGTCGGCCAAGAACTTTTTGTCAAATAGCCAGCGGAAGAAGACATCCAGGCTGAAACGGGATTGCAGATGGAGGTCAAACGTGTGATACCTGGCAACAATTGATGTGACAGACAACAAAACAGCAGAAGCAAGAGCAATACCTGCTCAGGCCAAGAGAGGGCAGCAGAAGTACCATAAAGATCAGGAACGTGTAGCACTTGTGCATCGTCGTCCTGTTTTCTCCAGACCTGCtcgatgcacaaacacacacacacacacacacacacacacacacacacacacacacacaccttgtgATGAAACTGTCTGAATATTAGAAAATTTTGGACTAGAAGTGGTGACGAAGGACAAGCGGTGGCAGTGTGACGTTGGGCAAGAGTTGCGAGGGCGTCGCTCGAGACCTCGTCCAGTGCGCCTCAAAGAACGCCGAGTAGTAGACGATGGTTGGCAGCAGGGCAGAAAAGGCCCACAGGAGGAGTGTGGGGAAGAACTGCGTCACGATGGGGTTCTGAGGAGGCACAAGTAGTTAGGGGCTTTGGAGCCACGCTGCCTCCTCCTCGAGGTCATCgggacgaggaggaggcagcAGCCGGCATCAGGCAGCGGCCAGCATCAGCCAGGGCTCGCTCGCGCTGTTCCTCTCACTCACGTTGAGGTACTCCACTGGCTTGGTGACGTTGAACTTGTCCATGGTGGAGATGATGATGGCCGGTGTGGTGAGGAAGAAGAGCAGCAGGAACAGGATGCAATTGATGACCAGGCAGCGGATCCACCAGGAGATGCCGCCCAGCGACAGGTGCTCCCTTGGGGACACACGCAAAAACGTCATCCGGCGGAACCGGGCGAGACCCCAAACCCGAAATGGGACGCACCAGCGCACGTTTTGCGGGTCGGGCGCGTACGACACGTTCCAGTTGTGTACGTGAAGCGCTTCACTGAACTGCGAGGATCGCGGCTCCTGGCGGCAGCGGCAACCTTGAACCTGACACGCGTTGAAGTCCTTCAGGATTCTGTCGGGACAGCGGGACGGGACAGCGGGACGGATCAGCGGGCGGGCTGGCTGCGTCCCATCTGTGAGCGGGGTGGGGGCTTACGTGGCGGTCGTGGCCTCGTTCTGGAAGGTGACGAAGGCCATGCCCAGAGGTTTGGTGTGGACCTTTTCCTTCTCCTTGCGGTACTCCTCCTTCAGTTTAGCCTCCCTCTTGGTGTAGAAGCTGACTGCCTCCTCCTGCCaccaaagcacacacacacacacacacacacacacacgcacgcacgcacgcacacacacacacacacacacacacacacacacacgcacacacacacatacacacacacacacacacacacacacacacatacacacacagactgGTCCTACAGTCCAAAATCGGTGTCCCATGAGCCGACAATCGGCGAGTCTGTAGGTCCAAAAGTCTAAAGTGTCGGGATTACGCGGGCCTCCGAGTCGTCGGGTAAAGGTCAGGTCGCTCTCGAGTAGTTGACCTTCAACCGGCAGTTGGGGCAGTTTACGCGTGGTCTCGTGTCACTTCAGCTCGGTCTGGCGGGGATGAGGAAGGGTGACTGACCTCTTCGCAGCCAGCGATGGCACAGCAGCAGAGATGTCCGCAAGGTTTGGGATTGATCATGGTGGGAACGTGCTCCTTGGCCATCAGGTCGGTAAAGAACTTTTTGCTGCGCTCTGTCTTCTTCCTGCGGCGCCACAGCAAAGGCTTTGTGATGCAGCTAAACTAAGataagctaagctaagctaagccaagtcaagtcaaactatttgccgccggccggccggccagccagcctccATCCCAGCACGTGGCCGGCCGCTCACCTCTCGGCGTTGAGAGACATCAGCCTGGCCACGTTGTAGCAGATCCGAGCCTCCAGAACGGCGCAGTTCTCATACGCCTGCCTGAGAAGAGCAGAGGGGCTGACTCAGGCGCTGGCTGTCACACTAACAGTCCTGAAGcaaaggcgggtgggtggctttCGGGCGCCTACTCAAAGTGTTGTTTGATCTGACTCTCTTCGGCGTATTTGGAGATGCCGTTGATGAATAAGGTGCGTTTCACCTGCCAGGCACCAAAGGAGCCATGAGGGCGCGTGAGCGCACACGTGGGCGCTTGCCGTGCCGAGCGCTCGGCCTGCCGGTTCTCACCAGGTCATCCTCCTTGTAGTGCATCTTGGACGTGTGCCGTCTCATGCTGTAGACGGTGAGCAACAGGTACATGAAGGCGAACGTGGTGTGCAGCCACAACAAGTTGGTCCTGAAGGCACAAGCAAAAAGTCGGCACGTCACGCGTGGCGGGGCGGGGCAAGGCCAACTCTGGATGCTCAAAATGCGGCCACTCGCCAGACACGTGAATGGGGGCGTCGCAAACTCACCCGGACTTTAGGTTGGCTATCGTAGTGCGGCCGAAGCTGTAGGCGTTGTTTTCTGACAGACAaataagaagaaaagaaaagagaaatcaTCAAGACGGAACATAAACGCAAGCGAGCTTCCGAGTCAGCGTGGTCTCCGACCGCCGACCCGCGCAAATGAAAGAAGACAAACACACGGCGCACGAAGGCGAGGCCGACACATGGGAGCGGACTCGCCGCCACGTTTCAAGAAGAAGAATCAAGAAGAAGAGGAACCAAGTGACACGCCAAGCAAGTGGTTTTGGTGGCGTGACGCTAACGTGAACTCTGCAAACAGAGGCCTGCTGAGCTTACGAGGCGACAAACAGAAAGGGCAATTGAGGGCCTTGTCTGGCTTTTTTTGGGCCCTCCGAAGCACGCCCTGTCTTCCCGCCTGTCTTCCCGCCTGTCTTCCTGCCTGTCTTCCTGCCTGTCTTCCTGCCTGTCTTCCTGCCTGTCTTCCTGCCTGTCTTCCTGCctgtcttccttccttccttccttccttccttccttccttccttccgcttGACCCGAGTCTCTTCCACGACTATTCTCTGTCCGTAGGCGTGCCCGGACTTCCGGCCCTTCGCCTCCCAAGGTGGACCATTGAATCTACTTCTCTTCTTTTCTTACTGTTGACGTGCACTGGACAACAAAAGGCACTGGGTTCTATCAGACGGTGGGCGGGGCCACAATGGCTAAAACTTCAAGGGTCTACAATTGACGCATCTACAAATGCACacgtctacacacacacacaagtttgTTACCTTCTTTGGATGGGGGTCCGGCTGCTCCTTGGGTTAGCAGCAAATCTTTGCTGATAATCCTAACTAaaaatcgtcacacacacacacgcacacagtccACTTCCTGCTTGTCATTTTCAGCACATGTCAATCAAAGGCGACTTCGACTGAGCCCTCAATGATTCTATCAATTAACAATCAGCTTTCAATTGCAAACTCTTTTTGAACCGCACCAAATTGTCAACGCCGGCCATTTGCGTATTTGTCCTTTGAGGGCCGGTCAGAGACCGCCGGCGGGCCGACCGCGGCCCCCGGGCCGTACATTTGGGGCCTCACCCAGCAGGTCGCCCGAGAAGTTGACGGGCAGCACGATGCCGACGGACAGGACGCCCACCACCACCAGGAGGCCGATGATGTGACGCTGGAAGGACAGGTAGTGCACGGCGTCCTCGCCGCATTTCTCCCGGATCTCCTCGTCCCTGCCGCCATGGCCCAGGTCAGTCGcgcgaccgcaacggagcgcttgCCGATCAGAAACTCACTTGATGCGGAAGATGGCCGTCAGCCACGAGCAGAAGCCCTGCGagcgcgtaaaaaaaaaaaaaaaaaaaaaaaaaaaaaaagacacaatcaGCTCAGCGACTTTGACTTGCTGTTTGTCTGAAAACACGCGCTTGTTAGACAACAAGACGGTTTGCCCTGATCGGCCGATAAGCAGGGAATCAAATGTCCCCGAGAGAGGGATTGGGGGGGAATCCCGAATAAGGGGGGGTAAAAAGTGAAATGAGTGTCCGAGTGGCCGGGGCCTCCGAGGCCCCCTTTGTCCGACCTCTGACCTGCTCGCTGTTTAAGtggattagcattagcatccccTGCGGTTAGTGGATTAAGACCAAAGCATGCTTACGTGTTCGGAATTTGTCAAGGCAGTGTAGTATGCTAGAGGAGCAAAGGGGAGAAGCCAGgggagaaggaaggaaggaaggaaggaaggaaggaaggaaggaaggaagggagggagggagggagggagggaggcaggcaggcaggcaggcaggcaggcaggcaggcaggcaggcaggcaggcaggcaggcaggcaggcaggcaggcaggcaggaaggaaggaaggaaggaaggaaggaaggaaggaaggaaggaaggaaggaaggaaggaaggaaggaaggaaggaaggaaggaaggaaggaaggaaggaaggaaggaagactgCTCACGTTGTCGCGCTGCTCCAGGTCAACAGAGCTGGAGACCGACGTGAGGCGTTCGTAGCGGTCGGGCGTATCCGAGTGCATCGCCGCCGATGCCACGCTGAGGAGACAGTCAAAGGGAGGGTTAGAGCTTAGCCATTAGCGCTTTGCTCGACCACCCAAGCGTACGCGCTAGCTCTCGCGCAACCACAAAAACCGGGAGCTAAAAAGACATCACTTCCCGCACGTGGCCATCTTTGGGCCGCCTCAAGCTAACTGGCTTTTTAGCTAGCACGCCACGAGGTCAacaatacacacacagacacacgcaggcGCACACAAAACATTACCTTTGGACCGGCTCATAGTTATCCCTGTCTCGTCTTCGGCTGAATTGTTTTCATGTTGGGGACAAGCACGAAGATTGGTTAGCATCTTCGCTGCTGTTAGCATGCTGGCTGTCTGGGAATAGCTTTACCATTGAAAGGGCTTGACGTGGCAACGGCAATCGTCTTTAAATGGCCGAGTAAGTTGAAAACGCAGTGTTACATCCAATAAGTGGGGTTGAGGCATACTTAATATCACAAGTGCACCTGCCGCAGGTTTAAAGGCCAAGAGTTTGACTGCACTTTGTACAAGAACACGTCAGACAGGCCGAGCCATTGTTTGTTTGTAGTCGCATACGTGTCGGCGAGCTGTCAATTCATCGGGCTGCATCATTAACAataaatagatggatagatagatggatagatggatagatagatagatagatagatagatagatagatagatagatagatagatagatagatagatagatagatagatagatagatagatagatagatagatagatagatagatagatagatagatagatagatagatagatagatgtcgTCATGTCGATAATTGAATGGGCAATATTGGTGTTGCAAAGACATGCCATGAATGCGCACTTTCATACGGCCAGCCGTGCGTGCTTTGCTGCCCGCGCTTGCTTTTTATCTGAGCACACGCATCGCCATCCaataggagaggagaggagcggCGGCGGCTGGCGGCAACGTACCCAAACGAATGGATCCCTTTCCAAAGAAAGCTAGGTGAGGTTCTCGCCAAGATAAGCACGCATGAGGCAAGGGTGGACCAAGTCGCAACAAAAACAACTAagaaatcaattaaaaaaaaaaaaaaaaatcaccaaagtTAACCACAAAACACTTATGAGGCTTAGTAAGGGAGCTTCAATGAGCAGTTGGATCAGACGTTCATTTTTTGGACTAGGACGCCTTCTACGGGAAAAGGGCTCAACTGCATGAGCCTGTTCCGGCCCGTTGGATGAACCTCAAGACAAACCGCCAGAACGTATTGCCATTAGGGCTGTCCCCATCCGCTACTGATATAGATATACAGctgatatataaaaaataaaaaaaataaacagtatGGGATGATACCGCTCGACATAGTATAAAATCTCAGGTAGGAGCAGCCGCCGATCGTGCTCTTTTATCCGCCAGCGTCTGGATCAGCACGCGTGTGACAGAAACCGTTTCATTCAAGCAGGAGGGATCAAGAAAGACGCTGTGCTTCTCTGgcttttccattcattttcaaaGCTGACAAAACTCCCACGGGACGGGACAAGCACAGGACATTAACAATAGGAACGGAGGCTTTCTATTTTCTCCCAGCTACCGTTGCTGACTACTGTTCCTTGTTGCTTTGAACATTTCGCACTCAAGAGATAAAAGCATGCCTCATTTCTGCCCATACGGTATCGGATCGACGTCGGTATAGGAACTGAAAAGGTCGGATGGGGACGCTCCTTTTCCCGGCCAATCGCTGGCCATCTGTCTCTAACCCCTTTTGAAGCCAGCGGCCAAAGCTAGCGTGGGCTTGCCAACGGGGCTTTTGGTCAGCCTTCCTAGGAGGTCGCAAAG comes from the Syngnathus scovelli strain Florida chromosome 5, RoL_Ssco_1.2, whole genome shotgun sequence genome and includes:
- the LOC125968486 gene encoding CSC1-like protein 2 isoform X4, giving the protein MLAVLIIAMATAGGARACGARDNCSADGGSKEYCYSARIRSTVLQGLPFGGVPTVLALDFMCFLVLLFVFSILRKVAWDYGRLALVTDADSRRRDRDNYEPVQSVASAAMHSDTPDRYERLTSVSSSVDLEQRDNGFCSWLTAIFRIKDEEIREKCGEDAVHYLSFQRHIIGLLVVVGVLSVGIVLPVNFSGDLLENNAYSFGRTTIANLKSGTNLLWLHTTFAFMYLLLTVYSMRRHTSKMHYKEDDLVKRTLFINGISKYAEESQIKQHFEQAYENCAVLEARICYNVARLMSLNAERKKTERSKKFFTDLMAKEHVPTMINPKPCGHLCCCAIAGCEEEEAVSFYTKREAKLKEEYRKEKEKVHTKPLGMAFVTFQNEATTATILKDFNACQVQGCRCRQEPRSSQFSEALHVHNWNVSYAPDPQNVRWEHLSLGGISWWIRCLVINCILFLLLFFLTTPAIIISTMDKFNVTKPVEYLNNPIVTQFFPTLLLWAFSALLPTIVYYSAFFEAHWTRSGENRTTMHKCYTFLIFMVLLLPSLGLSSLDVFFRWLFDKKFLADGTVRFECVFLPDNGAFFVNYVIASAFIGNAMDLLRIPGLLMYMIRLCLAPSAADRRNVKRHQAYEFQFGAAYAWIMNVFTVVMAYSITCPIIVPFGLMYMLLKHLVDRYNMYYAYLPSKLDKKIHSGAVTQVVAAPILCLFWLLFFSTMRTGFETPTSVFTLAVLVVTIVVCLSHVCFGHFKYLSAHNYKIDTKDSDAEVVENGRPARSAASPPSKSQQMYIAQVLQDPNSDEPGGGGEEDRASSQDDDMLNGGNNINEADFHSGEDSLIANEVRQ
- the LOC125968486 gene encoding CSC1-like protein 2 isoform X6 yields the protein MLAVLIIAMATAGGARACGARDNCSADGGSKEYCYSARIRSTVLQGLPFGGVPTVLALDFMCFLVLLFVFSILRKVAWDYGRLALVTDADSVASAAMHSDTPDRYERLTSVSSSVDLEQRDNGFCSWLTAIFRIKDEEIREKCGEDAVHYLSFQRHIIGLLVVVGVLSVGIVLPVNFSGDLLENNAYSFGRTTIANLKSGTNLLWLHTTFAFMYLLLTVYSMRRHTSKMHYKEDDLVKRTLFINGISKYAEESQIKQHFEQAYENCAVLEARICYNVARLMSLNAERKKTERSKKFFTDLMAKEHVPTMINPKPCGHLCCCAIAGCEEEEAVSFYTKREAKLKEEYRKEKEKVHTKPLGMAFVTFQNEATTATILKDFNACQVQGCRCRQEPRSSQFSEALHVHNWNVSYAPDPQNVRWEHLSLGGISWWIRCLVINCILFLLLFFLTTPAIIISTMDKFNVTKPVEYLNNPIVTQFFPTLLLWAFSALLPTIVYYSAFFEAHWTRSGENRTTMHKCYTFLIFMVLLLPSLGLSSLDVFFRWLFDKKFLADGTVRFECVFLPDNGAFFVNYVIASAFIGNAMDLLRIPGLLMYMIRLCLAPSAADRRNVKRHQAYEFQFGAAYAWIMNVFTVVMAYSITCPIIVPFGLMYMLLKHLVDRYNMYYAYLPSKLDKKIHSGAVTQVVAAPILCLFWLLFFSTMRTGFETPTSVFTLAVLVVTIVVCLSHVCFGHFKYLSAHNYKIDTKDSDAEVVENGRPARSAASPPSKSQQMYIAQVLQDPNSDEPGGGGEEDRASSQDDDMLNGGNNINEADFHSGEDSLIANEVRQ
- the LOC125968486 gene encoding CSC1-like protein 2 isoform X1, producing MLAVLIIAMATAGGARACGARDNCSADGGSKEYCYSARIRSTVLQGLPFGGVPTVLALDFMCFLVLLFVFSILRKVAWDYGRLALVTDADSRRRDRDNYEPVQSVASAAMHSDTPDRYERLTSVSSSVDLEQRDNGFCSWLTAIFRIKDEEIREKCGEDAVHYLSFQRHIIGLLVVVGVLSVGIVLPVNFSGDLLVRIISKDLLLTQGAAGPPSKEENNAYSFGRTTIANLKSGTNLLWLHTTFAFMYLLLTVYSMRRHTSKMHYKEDDLVKRTLFINGISKYAEESQIKQHFEQAYENCAVLEARICYNVARLMSLNAERKKTERSKKFFTDLMAKEHVPTMINPKPCGHLCCCAIAGCEEEEAVSFYTKREAKLKEEYRKEKEKVHTKPLGMAFVTFQNEATTATILKDFNACQVQGCRCRQEPRSSQFSEALHVHNWNVSYAPDPQNVRWEHLSLGGISWWIRCLVINCILFLLLFFLTTPAIIISTMDKFNVTKPVEYLNNPIVTQFFPTLLLWAFSALLPTIVYYSAFFEAHWTRSGENRTTMHKCYTFLIFMVLLLPSLGLSSLDVFFRWLFDKKFLADGTVRFECVFLPDNGAFFVNYVIASAFIGNAMDLLRIPGLLMYMIRLCLAPSAADRRNVKRHQAYEFQFGAAYAWIMNVFTVVMAYSITCPIIVPFGLMYMLLKHLVDRYNMYYAYLPSKLDKKIHSGAVTQVVAAPILCLFWLLFFSTMRTGFETPTSVFTLAVLVVTIVVCLSHVCFGHFKYLSAHNYKIDTKDSDAEVVENGRPARSAASPPSKSQQMYIAQVLQDPNSDEPGGGGEEDRASSQDDDMLNGGNNINEADFHSGEDSLIANEVRQ
- the LOC125968486 gene encoding CSC1-like protein 2 isoform X2 → MLAVLIIAMATAGGARACGARDNCSADGGSKEYCYSARIRSTVLQGLPFGGVPTVLALDFMCFLVLLFVFSILRKVAWDYGRLALVTDADSRRRDRDNYEPVQSVASAAMHSDTPDRYERLTSVSSSVDLEQRDNGFCSWLTAIFRIKDEEIREKCGEDAVHYLSFQRHIIGLLVVVGVLSVGIVLPVNFSGDLLVRIISKDLLLTQGAAGPPSKEENNAYSFGRTTIANLKSGTNLLWLHTTFAFMYLLLTVYSMRRHTSKMHYKEDDLVKRTLFINGISKYAEESQIKQHFEQAYENCAVLEARICYNVARLMSLNAERKKTERSKKFFTDLMAKEHVPTMINPKPCGHLCCCAIAGCEEEEAVSFYTKREAKLKEEYRKEKEKVHTKPLGMAFVTFQNEATTATILKDFNACQVQGCRCRQEPRSSQFSEALHVHNWNVSYAPDPQNVRWEHLSLGGISWWIRCLVINCILFLLLFFLTTPAIIISTMDKFNVTKPVEYLNNPIVTQFFPTLLLWAFSALLPTIVYYSAFFEAHWTRSGENRTTMHKCYTFLIFMVLLLPSLGLSSLDVFFRWLFDKKFLADGTVRFECVFLPDNGAFFVNYVIASAFIGNAMDLLRIPGLLMYMIRLCLAPSAADRRNVKRHQAYEFQFGAAYAWIMNVFTVVMAYSITCPIIVPFGLMYMLLKHLVDRYNMYYAYLPSKLDKKIHSGAVTQVVAAPILCLFWLLFFSTMRTGFETPTSVFTLAVLVVTIVVCLSHVCFGHFKYLSAHNYKIDTKDSDAEVVENGRPARSAASPPSKSQMYIAQVLQDPNSDEPGGGGEEDRASSQDDDMLNGGNNINEADFHSGEDSLIANEVRQ